The Saccharomonospora cyanea NA-134 genome includes a region encoding these proteins:
- a CDS encoding cob(I)yrinic acid a,c-diamide adenosyltransferase codes for MPVRINRVYTRVGDNGTTALGDGTRVPKTDPRLGAYADVDETNSVVGVAIALGALPDEITRVLRTVQNDLFDVGADLSTPVTDNPPHPPLRVTKDYVERLEDWCDEFNERVGKLTSFILPGGTPGAALLHQARTVARRAERSAWALVEADREGTNPLAVTYLNRLSDLLFILARVANPDGDVLWKPGGDR; via the coding sequence ATGCCCGTACGGATCAACCGCGTCTACACCCGAGTCGGCGACAACGGAACCACGGCACTCGGCGACGGTACCCGCGTCCCCAAGACCGACCCCCGGCTGGGCGCCTACGCCGACGTCGACGAGACCAACTCGGTGGTCGGCGTCGCGATCGCCCTCGGTGCGCTGCCCGACGAGATCACGCGGGTGCTCCGGACCGTGCAGAACGACCTGTTCGACGTGGGCGCCGACCTGAGCACTCCGGTGACCGACAACCCTCCACATCCGCCGTTGCGCGTCACCAAGGACTACGTCGAGCGTCTCGAAGACTGGTGCGACGAGTTCAACGAGCGGGTGGGCAAGCTGACGTCGTTCATCCTCCCCGGCGGCACACCCGGTGCGGCGCTGCTGCACCAGGCGCGGACCGTGGCCCGGAGGGCGGAACGGTCGGCGTGGGCGCTGGTGGAAGCCGACCGGGAGGGCACGAACCCGCTCGCGGTGACCTACCTCAACCGGCTTTCGGACCTGCTGTTCATCCTCGCCAGAGTCGCCAACCCCGACGGCGACGTGCTGTGGAAGCCCGGCGGCGACCGCTGA
- the ehuB gene encoding ectoine/hydroxyectoine ABC transporter substrate-binding protein EhuB produces MKGALAVGVTATLAACTEAPQTGGQGGGNTLQRLRDAGTVRVGIAGEIPYGFTRDGEVTGESPEVAKAVFKAIGVPNVEATQVEFGQLIPGLNAGRYDMVAAGMAIIPQRCGQAQFSAVDYVTNTAFLVPQGNPEGVNNFDDVKAKGVTLAVLSGTIEQQVAEALGVTNLQTYGAQADMLQALQAGRAYAGALTDISLRALLEQNPDAQLEVTEGFVPVVDGREQIQAGGFVFRKGDTELVNAFNQELRKIHENGQWLEIVRPFGFTEDNLPPSDVTTEQLCSGE; encoded by the coding sequence ATGAAGGGCGCGCTGGCGGTCGGTGTCACCGCGACGCTCGCGGCGTGCACGGAAGCGCCACAAACGGGTGGCCAGGGCGGCGGGAACACGCTGCAGCGACTGCGCGACGCCGGCACTGTGAGGGTGGGTATCGCCGGCGAGATTCCGTACGGCTTCACGCGTGACGGCGAGGTGACCGGTGAGTCGCCCGAGGTCGCCAAGGCGGTGTTCAAGGCCATCGGAGTGCCCAACGTCGAGGCGACCCAGGTGGAGTTCGGCCAGCTGATCCCCGGGCTGAACGCGGGCCGGTACGACATGGTCGCCGCGGGCATGGCCATCATCCCGCAGCGGTGCGGGCAGGCGCAGTTCTCGGCCGTCGACTACGTCACCAACACGGCTTTCCTGGTGCCGCAAGGAAACCCCGAGGGCGTCAACAACTTCGACGACGTCAAGGCGAAGGGCGTGACCCTCGCCGTGCTCTCCGGGACGATCGAACAGCAGGTCGCCGAAGCGCTGGGCGTCACCAACCTGCAGACCTACGGGGCCCAGGCCGACATGCTGCAGGCTCTGCAGGCCGGTCGCGCCTACGCGGGTGCGCTCACCGACATCTCGCTGCGCGCGCTGCTGGAGCAGAACCCCGACGCGCAACTCGAGGTCACCGAGGGCTTCGTGCCGGTCGTGGACGGCAGGGAACAGATCCAGGCGGGTGGTTTCGTGTTCCGCAAGGGCGACACGGAGCTGGTGAACGCCTTCAACCAGGAACTGCGGAAGATCCACGAGAACGGCCAGTGGCTGGAGATCGTGCGGCCGTTCGGGTTCACGGAGGACAACCTGCCGCCGTCGGACGTCACCACCGAACAGCTGTGCTCGGGTGAGTGA
- the ehuD gene encoding ectoine/hydroxyectoine ABC transporter permease subunit EhuD, whose amino-acid sequence MNSVWDWNFALEVLPAILEGLLITLQATVLGSLLAYVLGLVFALLRRSRIRAVSTVVWLIMEFVRSTPLLVQLFFLFYVLPLVGVTLSPMVTGVLGLGLHYATYTAEVYRAGIEAVPRGQWEAATALSLLTHRIWTGVILPQAIPRVLPALGNYTISMFKETPLLLAIGVLDIVGAAEEEASLAFRYVEPITIAGVLFLLLSYPASLLVRYMERRFGIAK is encoded by the coding sequence GTGAACTCGGTCTGGGACTGGAATTTCGCTCTCGAGGTGCTGCCCGCGATCCTCGAAGGGCTGCTGATCACCCTCCAGGCCACCGTCCTCGGCTCGTTGCTCGCCTACGTGCTGGGGCTGGTGTTCGCGCTGCTGCGCCGATCCCGTATCCGGGCGGTCAGCACGGTCGTGTGGCTGATCATGGAGTTCGTGCGGAGCACGCCGCTGCTGGTGCAGTTGTTCTTCCTGTTCTACGTGCTTCCTCTGGTGGGCGTCACGCTCTCGCCGATGGTGACCGGTGTGCTCGGACTCGGCCTGCACTACGCCACCTACACCGCCGAGGTCTACCGTGCGGGGATCGAGGCCGTGCCACGGGGTCAGTGGGAGGCCGCCACCGCGTTGAGCCTGCTCACCCACCGGATCTGGACCGGGGTGATCCTGCCGCAGGCCATTCCGAGGGTGCTGCCCGCGCTCGGCAACTACACCATCTCGATGTTCAAGGAAACGCCGTTGCTGCTCGCGATCGGTGTGCTCGACATCGTGGGCGCGGCCGAGGAGGAGGCGTCGCTGGCTTTCCGGTACGTCGAGCCGATCACGATCGCCGGTGTCCTGTTCCTCCTGCTGAGCTACCCCGCCTCACTGCTCGTTCGATACATGGAGCGTCGTTTTGGAATCGCAAAGTAA
- the atpD gene encoding F0F1 ATP synthase subunit beta, whose protein sequence is MTAVQDTATAAKGRIVSVTGPVVDVEFPRGAVPNLNNALKVEIEFEELRKTVTLEVAQHLGDNLVRTISLQPQDGLVRGAEVTDTGAPISVPVGDKVKGHVYNALGECLDEPGYGEDLERWSIHRKPPAFDQLEGKTQMLETGLKVIDLLTPYVQGGKIGLFGGAGVGKTVLIKEMITRVAKNFGGTSVFAGVGERTREGTDLFLEMSEDGVINDTALVFGQMDEPPGTRMRVALSALTMAEYFRDVQNQDVLLFIDNIFRFTQAGSEVSTLLGRMPSAVGYQPTLADEMGVLQERITSTRGRSITSMQAIYVPADDYTDPAPATTFAHLDATTELSRSVFQKGIFPAVDPLASSSTILDPAIVGEDHYRVASEVIRILQKYKELQDIIAILGMDELSEEDKLTVNRARRIERFLSQNMLVAETFTGIPGSTVPLSETVEAFDKIAKGDFDHYPEQAFLGIGGLDDLEKKYKEITGK, encoded by the coding sequence ATGACTGCCGTGCAAGACACAGCAACCGCGGCCAAGGGGCGGATCGTCTCCGTGACCGGGCCGGTCGTCGACGTCGAGTTCCCTCGTGGCGCGGTGCCCAACCTGAACAACGCCCTCAAGGTCGAGATCGAGTTCGAGGAACTCCGCAAGACCGTCACCCTGGAGGTGGCTCAGCACCTCGGTGACAACCTCGTGCGCACCATCTCGCTCCAGCCGCAGGACGGTCTGGTGCGGGGCGCCGAGGTCACCGACACCGGTGCGCCGATCTCGGTGCCGGTGGGCGACAAGGTGAAGGGCCACGTCTACAACGCGCTCGGCGAGTGCCTCGACGAGCCCGGCTACGGCGAGGACCTGGAGCGGTGGAGCATCCACCGCAAGCCGCCGGCGTTCGACCAGCTCGAGGGCAAGACCCAGATGCTGGAGACCGGCCTCAAGGTGATCGACCTGCTCACCCCGTACGTGCAGGGTGGCAAGATCGGTCTGTTCGGTGGTGCCGGCGTCGGCAAGACGGTGCTCATCAAGGAGATGATCACCCGTGTCGCCAAGAACTTCGGTGGTACCTCGGTGTTCGCCGGTGTCGGCGAGCGCACCCGTGAGGGCACGGACCTCTTCCTGGAGATGAGCGAGGACGGCGTCATCAACGACACCGCGCTCGTGTTCGGGCAGATGGACGAGCCGCCCGGCACCCGTATGCGGGTGGCGCTGTCCGCTCTGACGATGGCGGAGTACTTCCGCGACGTGCAGAACCAGGACGTGCTGCTGTTCATCGACAACATCTTCCGGTTCACCCAGGCTGGTTCCGAGGTGTCGACCCTGCTGGGCCGCATGCCGTCGGCCGTGGGTTACCAGCCGACGCTGGCGGACGAGATGGGTGTGCTCCAGGAGCGCATCACCTCGACCCGGGGCCGGTCGATCACGTCGATGCAGGCGATCTACGTCCCGGCGGACGACTACACCGACCCCGCTCCGGCGACGACCTTCGCCCACCTGGACGCCACCACGGAGCTGTCCCGTTCGGTGTTCCAGAAGGGCATCTTCCCGGCCGTGGACCCGCTGGCCTCCAGCTCCACGATCCTCGACCCGGCCATCGTCGGTGAGGACCACTACCGGGTCGCCTCCGAGGTCATCCGGATCCTGCAGAAGTACAAGGAACTGCAGGACATCATCGCGATCCTCGGTATGGACGAGCTGTCGGAAGAGGACAAGCTGACGGTGAACAGGGCCCGCCGCATCGAGCGGTTCCTGTCGCAGAACATGCTGGTGGCGGAGACCTTCACCGGTATCCCCGGCTCGACGGTTCCGCTGTCGGAGACGGTCGAGGCGTTCGACAAGATCGCCAAGGGTGACTTCGACCACTACCCGGAGCAGGCGTTCCTGGGTATCGGTGGCCTTGACGACCTTGAGAAGAAGTACAAGGAAATCACCGGCAAGTGA
- a CDS encoding F0F1 ATP synthase subunit epsilon, which yields MAEMSVELVAVERRLWSGTAKFVAAQTTEGEIGILPGHEPVLGQLVEGGIVKVTTTDDETVTAAVHGGFLSVTAGAVSVLAESAELGEEVDVEQARRALAEEDATERARAAARLRAAGQTV from the coding sequence GTGGCTGAGATGTCCGTCGAGCTGGTGGCCGTCGAACGCCGCCTGTGGTCGGGGACGGCCAAGTTCGTCGCCGCGCAGACCACCGAGGGCGAGATCGGCATCCTGCCCGGCCACGAGCCGGTGCTGGGTCAGCTCGTCGAGGGTGGAATCGTCAAGGTGACGACCACGGACGACGAGACCGTGACGGCGGCCGTGCATGGCGGCTTCCTGTCGGTCACGGCCGGCGCCGTCAGCGTGCTCGCGGAGTCGGCCGAGCTGGGCGAGGAGGTCGACGTCGAGCAGGCGCGTCGCGCGCTTGCCGAGGAGGACGCGACCGAGCGCGCGAGGGCAGCGGCCAGGCTTCGAGCGGCTGGTCAAACGGTCTGA
- a CDS encoding F0F1 ATP synthase subunit delta, whose amino-acid sequence MTLHAASREALSFAETRLDGVLGDAGADPSAVGEELLSVVDLLTKEIGLRRAVSDGSSDPEARKQLVATLLRDKLSAPALSVLEAVVGQRWSTPRELVDGLEHLGFSALLVGAEKAGKLDAVEDELFQFARILDGKPELEGALSERTAPAEAKRSLVRQLIADKVDPITRVLVEQVVLRPRGRSVARGVDQLVELAAGRNDRVVAYVTSATELTAEQRERLSGQLERLYGRPTALHVALDRSLGSGLVVRVGDEVIDGSAAGRLEALRRQLAG is encoded by the coding sequence ATGACGCTGCATGCTGCGAGCCGCGAGGCTCTGAGCTTCGCCGAGACCCGTCTCGACGGAGTACTCGGCGACGCGGGCGCCGATCCGTCCGCCGTCGGGGAAGAGCTGCTCTCCGTGGTGGACCTGCTCACCAAGGAGATCGGGTTGCGGCGGGCCGTGTCGGACGGTTCGTCGGACCCCGAGGCCCGCAAGCAGCTGGTCGCGACCCTGCTGCGGGACAAGCTTTCGGCTCCCGCGCTGTCGGTGCTGGAAGCCGTGGTGGGGCAACGGTGGTCGACCCCGCGTGAGCTGGTGGACGGCCTCGAACACCTCGGTTTCTCCGCCCTGCTCGTCGGTGCGGAAAAAGCAGGCAAACTGGACGCCGTCGAGGACGAGTTGTTCCAGTTCGCTCGTATCCTGGACGGTAAGCCCGAGCTGGAGGGGGCGCTGTCCGAAAGGACGGCGCCCGCCGAGGCGAAGCGCAGCCTCGTCCGTCAGCTCATCGCGGACAAGGTCGACCCGATCACCAGGGTGCTGGTCGAGCAGGTCGTGCTCCGTCCACGCGGTCGCAGCGTCGCACGCGGTGTCGACCAGCTGGTGGAGCTGGCCGCCGGTCGTAACGACCGGGTGGTGGCCTACGTCACCAGCGCGACGGAGCTGACGGCCGAGCAGCGGGAGCGCCTCTCGGGTCAGCTGGAACGGCTCTACGGGCGACCGACCGCGTTGCACGTGGCCCTCGATCGTTCGCTGGGCTCCGGCCTGGTGGTCCGGGTCGGCGACGAGGTGATCGACGGCAGTGCCGCCGGCAGGCTGGAAGCCCTCCGCAGGCAACTGGCCGGGTGA
- the murA gene encoding UDP-N-acetylglucosamine 1-carboxyvinyltransferase — MSEHFDVYGGARLVGEVEVVGAKNSVLKLMAAALLAEGTTTIRNCPQILDVPLMADVLRSVGCEVEMDGDVTRITTPAELSHRADSPAMGKLRASVCVLGPLVGRLKRAVVALPGGDAIGSRPLDMHQNGLRKLGATSAIEHGCVVAEADGLHGAQIWLDFPSVGATENILMAAVLAEGTTVIDNAAREPEIIDLCTMLTEMGARIEGAGTSTLTVEGVDALRPTEHRVIGDRIVGATWAFAAAMTQGDVTVTGVDPHHLDLVLDKLRLAGADVTAFDGKGFRVVQADRPKAVDFVTLPYPGFATDLQPFAVALSSVSEGTSMITENVYEARFRFIEEMVRLGADARTDGHHAVVRGVERLSSAPVWASDIRAGAGLVLAGLCAEGVTQVWDVFHIDRGYPAFIENLNRLGARVERVASEPGHAAGE; from the coding sequence ATGAGCGAGCACTTCGATGTGTACGGCGGTGCGCGTCTGGTCGGCGAGGTCGAGGTTGTCGGCGCCAAGAACAGCGTGTTGAAGTTGATGGCGGCCGCTCTGCTCGCCGAGGGGACCACCACGATCCGCAACTGCCCTCAGATTCTCGACGTCCCGTTGATGGCCGACGTGCTGCGCAGCGTGGGCTGCGAGGTCGAGATGGACGGCGACGTCACACGGATCACCACGCCCGCGGAACTCTCGCACCGCGCCGACTCGCCCGCGATGGGCAAGCTGCGCGCGTCCGTGTGCGTGCTCGGTCCGCTGGTCGGGCGGCTGAAGCGGGCGGTGGTGGCGCTTCCCGGCGGGGACGCCATCGGTTCGCGGCCGCTGGACATGCACCAGAACGGTCTGCGCAAACTGGGGGCGACGAGCGCGATCGAGCACGGCTGCGTGGTCGCCGAGGCGGACGGGCTGCACGGCGCGCAGATCTGGCTGGACTTTCCCAGCGTGGGGGCCACGGAGAACATCCTGATGGCGGCGGTGCTGGCCGAGGGCACCACAGTGATCGACAACGCCGCCCGCGAGCCCGAGATCATCGACCTGTGCACGATGCTCACCGAGATGGGCGCCCGCATCGAGGGGGCGGGTACGTCGACGTTGACCGTCGAGGGCGTCGACGCGCTGCGACCCACGGAACACCGCGTCATCGGTGACCGCATCGTCGGCGCGACGTGGGCGTTCGCCGCCGCCATGACCCAGGGAGACGTGACGGTGACGGGCGTCGACCCGCACCACCTCGACCTGGTGCTGGACAAGCTGAGGCTGGCTGGCGCCGACGTCACCGCGTTCGACGGGAAGGGCTTCCGCGTCGTGCAGGCCGACCGGCCGAAGGCCGTGGACTTCGTGACGCTGCCGTATCCGGGCTTCGCCACCGATCTCCAGCCCTTCGCGGTCGCCCTGTCGTCGGTGTCCGAGGGCACTTCGATGATCACGGAGAACGTCTACGAGGCACGGTTCCGGTTCATCGAGGAGATGGTGCGTCTCGGAGCTGACGCGCGGACCGACGGGCATCACGCCGTCGTTCGCGGCGTGGAGCGGTTGTCGAGCGCCCCGGTGTGGGCCTCCGACATCCGGGCCGGGGCGGGGCTCGTGCTCGCCGGTCTGTGCGCGGAGGGGGTCACGCAGGTGTGGGACGTGTTCCACATCGATCGCGGTTATCCGGCCTTCATCGAGAACCTCAATCGGCTCGGTGCGCGGGTCGAGCGAGTGGCTTCCGAGCCGGGACACGCCGCAGGGGAGTAG
- a CDS encoding LysE family translocator — protein MTWSTYGSYLVLVVLVVLAPGPDTVVTLKNSFAGGFRGGLVATAGIATGNVVQGTAVAFGLGTLIVGSQPVFHTLRWLGVAYLCYLGVQALRSARRGDYASLDATGAQSGALRRFREGFLSNVTNPKVLALYLSVLPQFIDPTHNSVGDTLLLAYTVAVLGAVWLLLLVAFVHTVRVWLQRRSVRRGLDVATGTTLIGFGAALAVEG, from the coding sequence GTGACCTGGAGTACGTACGGCAGTTACCTCGTGCTGGTGGTCCTCGTGGTGCTCGCCCCGGGACCGGACACCGTCGTCACACTCAAGAACTCGTTCGCGGGAGGCTTCCGCGGCGGCTTGGTGGCCACGGCGGGGATCGCGACGGGAAACGTCGTCCAGGGCACAGCGGTGGCGTTCGGGCTCGGCACCCTCATCGTGGGGTCCCAGCCGGTGTTCCACACCCTCCGTTGGCTCGGCGTGGCCTATCTCTGTTACCTGGGAGTGCAGGCCCTGCGATCGGCCCGCAGAGGCGACTACGCGTCTCTCGACGCGACAGGAGCCCAGTCCGGCGCGCTCCGCCGGTTCCGAGAGGGGTTCCTCTCCAACGTCACCAATCCGAAGGTGCTGGCCCTCTACCTCTCGGTGCTACCGCAGTTCATCGATCCCACACACAACTCGGTCGGCGACACTCTGCTGCTCGCCTACACGGTGGCGGTGCTGGGCGCGGTGTGGCTGCTCCTGCTGGTGGCCTTCGTGCACACGGTGCGGGTCTGGCTTCAGCGCAGGAGTGTGCGCCGGGGCCTCGACGTGGCCACCGGCACGACACTCATCGGCTTCGGCGCCGCCCTCGCCGTCGAGGGCTGA
- the atpA gene encoding F0F1 ATP synthase subunit alpha produces MAELTISSDEIANAIENYVSSYSPDVSREEVGVVVDTGDGVAHVEGLPGTMANELLEFPGGILGVAQNLDPREIGVVILGDFDSIEEGQEVKRTGQILSIPVGENFLGRVIDPLGKPIDGLGDIESTERRALELQAASVVERQPVGEPLQTGITAIDSMTPIGRGQRQLIIGDRKTGKTAVCVDTIINQKANWESGDPKKQVRCIYVAVGQKGSTIASVRKSLEDAGAMEYTTIVAAPASDAAGFKWLAPYSGSALGQHWMYQGKHVLIVFDDLTKQAEAYRAISLLLRRPPGREAFPGDVFYLHSRLLERCAKLSDELGGGSLTGLPVIETKANDISAYIPTNVISITDGQCFFQSDLFNSGQRPAVDVTTSVSRVGGDAQIKAMKTVSGSLRIDLSQYEELKAFAAFASDLDAASKAQLDRGARLYELLKQPQYSPVPVEQQVLTVFLGTKGHYDDVPIEDTARFNSELLEHIRHKHDDILASIRDTGKWSDELAERVVSVTAEFKKGFTTSEGKSLVGDETVEPMDADKVGQESVKVHRPETVKK; encoded by the coding sequence ATGGCGGAGCTGACGATCTCCTCGGATGAGATCGCCAACGCGATCGAGAACTACGTCTCGAGTTATTCCCCGGACGTGAGCCGGGAAGAGGTCGGCGTCGTCGTCGACACCGGCGACGGTGTTGCCCACGTCGAAGGCCTGCCGGGCACCATGGCGAACGAGCTGCTGGAGTTCCCCGGCGGCATCCTCGGCGTCGCGCAGAACCTCGACCCGCGCGAGATCGGTGTCGTCATCCTCGGTGACTTCGACTCGATCGAAGAGGGCCAGGAGGTCAAGCGCACCGGCCAGATCCTCTCGATCCCGGTCGGCGAGAACTTCCTCGGCCGTGTCATCGACCCGCTCGGCAAGCCGATCGACGGCCTCGGCGACATCGAGTCCACGGAGCGCCGCGCACTGGAGCTCCAGGCCGCCTCGGTGGTGGAGCGGCAGCCGGTGGGTGAGCCGCTGCAGACCGGTATCACGGCCATCGACTCCATGACGCCCATCGGCCGTGGCCAGCGCCAGTTGATCATCGGCGACCGCAAGACCGGCAAGACCGCCGTCTGCGTCGACACGATCATCAACCAGAAGGCCAACTGGGAGAGCGGCGACCCGAAGAAGCAGGTTCGCTGCATCTACGTCGCCGTCGGCCAGAAGGGCTCGACGATCGCCTCCGTGCGCAAGTCGCTGGAGGACGCGGGCGCGATGGAGTACACGACCATCGTCGCCGCTCCGGCCTCCGACGCGGCCGGCTTCAAGTGGCTCGCGCCGTACTCGGGCTCCGCGCTCGGCCAGCACTGGATGTACCAGGGCAAGCACGTTCTGATCGTGTTCGACGACCTCACCAAGCAGGCCGAGGCCTACCGCGCGATCTCGCTGCTGCTGCGTCGTCCGCCGGGCCGCGAGGCCTTCCCCGGTGACGTCTTCTACTTGCACTCCCGTCTGCTGGAGCGCTGCGCCAAGCTGTCGGACGAGCTGGGTGGTGGCTCGCTGACCGGTCTGCCGGTCATCGAGACGAAGGCCAACGACATCTCGGCCTACATCCCGACCAACGTCATCTCGATCACCGACGGGCAGTGCTTCTTCCAGTCGGACCTCTTCAACTCGGGCCAGCGTCCCGCCGTCGACGTCACGACCTCGGTGTCGCGAGTCGGTGGTGACGCGCAGATCAAGGCCATGAAGACGGTCTCCGGTTCGCTGCGGATCGACCTGTCGCAGTACGAGGAACTGAAGGCGTTCGCCGCCTTCGCCTCGGACCTCGACGCCGCGTCGAAGGCGCAGCTCGACCGGGGTGCCCGCCTGTACGAGCTGCTCAAGCAGCCGCAGTACTCGCCGGTGCCCGTGGAGCAGCAGGTCCTCACCGTGTTCCTCGGCACGAAGGGGCACTACGACGACGTGCCGATCGAGGACACGGCGCGGTTCAACTCCGAGCTGCTCGAGCACATCCGGCACAAGCACGACGACATCCTCGCCTCGATCCGGGACACCGGTAAGTGGTCCGACGAGCTCGCGGAGCGGGTCGTGTCGGTCACCGCGGAGTTCAAGAAGGGCTTCACCACCTCCGAGGGCAAGTCGCTGGTCGGCGACGAGACCGTGGAGCCCATGGACGCCGACAAGGTCGGGCAGGAGTCCGTGAAGGTGCACCGTCCCGAGACTGTGAAGAAGTAG
- a CDS encoding F0F1 ATP synthase subunit gamma — MAAQLRELRQKVRATKSIGKITKAMELIATSRISKAQARVEASRPYATEITNVLSALAGASTSLDHPLLVERPNPSRVAVLVVTSDRGLVGGYNANALRATEELLALLREQGKNPQLYVIGGKGVNFYRFRNREIAGSWTGFSQQPHYENAAEVGETLVKAFLAGADDSGTDAGADGVLGVDELHIVYTEFRSMLTQTPVARRIAPLEIEYTEEPEGIPPAYEFEPSAEQLLGALLPKYINTRIYAALLESAASELAAQRNAMKSASDNAQELVETYTRLANQARQAQITQEISEIVGGADALAATGSDV, encoded by the coding sequence ATGGCCGCTCAGCTTCGTGAGCTCCGGCAGAAGGTCCGGGCAACCAAGTCGATCGGGAAGATCACCAAGGCGATGGAGCTCATCGCCACGTCCCGCATCAGCAAGGCGCAGGCACGGGTCGAGGCGTCTCGGCCCTACGCCACGGAGATCACCAACGTGCTCTCCGCCCTGGCGGGGGCCAGCACCAGTCTCGATCATCCGCTGCTGGTCGAGCGCCCGAACCCCTCCCGGGTCGCGGTGCTGGTGGTCACCAGTGACCGGGGCCTGGTCGGTGGCTACAACGCCAACGCGCTGCGTGCGACCGAGGAGCTGCTCGCCCTGCTCCGCGAACAGGGCAAGAACCCGCAGCTCTACGTGATCGGCGGTAAGGGCGTGAACTTCTACCGGTTCCGTAACCGCGAGATCGCGGGCAGCTGGACCGGGTTCTCGCAGCAGCCGCACTACGAGAATGCCGCCGAGGTGGGCGAGACGCTGGTGAAGGCGTTCCTCGCGGGGGCGGACGATTCGGGCACCGACGCGGGCGCGGACGGTGTTCTGGGCGTGGACGAGCTGCACATCGTCTACACCGAGTTCCGTTCGATGCTCACCCAGACCCCGGTCGCGCGTCGTATCGCACCGCTCGAGATCGAGTACACCGAGGAGCCGGAAGGCATCCCGCCGGCGTACGAGTTCGAGCCGAGTGCCGAGCAGTTGCTGGGTGCGCTGCTGCCGAAGTACATCAACACGCGCATCTACGCGGCGTTGCTGGAGTCGGCGGCATCCGAACTGGCGGCTCAGCGCAACGCCATGAAGTCGGCGTCGGACAACGCCCAGGAGCTGGTCGAGACGTACACCCGACTGGCGAACCAGGCCCGCCAGGCCCAGATCACCCAGGAGATCAGCGAAATCGTCGGTGGGGCGGACGCGCTCGCCGCCACAGGAAGTGATGTGTAA
- the ehuC gene encoding ectoine/hydroxyectoine ABC transporter permease subunit EhuC, whose amino-acid sequence MFDNASHFASVIADGLLVTVQATVGGIILATFLSFVAGLAMLSRHTAVRAVTRVYVEIWRGTSEVVQLFWLYFVLPVLTGFQLLPLWAGIVVLGLNFGAYGAEIVRGAVQSVPKEQHEGCVALNFSPAQRMQRVILPQALVEMVPPFNNLFIQLLKGTALLTFITVPEMTHQATVVLVPSFTGQVALIFTILLLFYLVLSIVITFLMRLLERWAARKVGRTPPKREAAIAKGGGVA is encoded by the coding sequence ATGTTCGACAACGCTTCCCACTTCGCCTCCGTCATAGCCGACGGACTGCTGGTGACGGTCCAGGCGACTGTCGGCGGCATCATCCTGGCCACTTTTTTGTCCTTTGTGGCCGGTCTGGCTATGCTCTCGCGCCACACCGCCGTGAGAGCGGTCACCCGGGTGTACGTCGAGATCTGGCGTGGCACGTCCGAGGTGGTCCAGCTCTTCTGGCTCTACTTCGTACTGCCCGTGCTGACCGGGTTCCAGCTCCTGCCGCTGTGGGCCGGGATCGTGGTGCTCGGTCTGAACTTCGGCGCGTACGGTGCCGAGATCGTCAGGGGTGCTGTGCAGTCGGTGCCCAAGGAACAGCACGAGGGCTGTGTGGCGCTCAACTTCAGCCCGGCCCAGCGGATGCAACGGGTCATCCTCCCGCAGGCGCTGGTGGAGATGGTGCCCCCGTTCAACAACCTGTTCATCCAGTTGCTCAAGGGCACGGCGCTGCTGACGTTCATCACGGTGCCCGAGATGACGCACCAGGCCACGGTCGTCCTCGTTCCCTCGTTCACGGGCCAGGTCGCACTGATCTTCACGATCCTGCTGCTGTTCTACCTCGTACTGTCCATTGTGATCACTTTCCTGATGCGGCTGCTGGAGCGCTGGGCCGCGAGGAAGGTCGGTAGGACACCGCCGAAGCGTGAGGCCGCGATCGCGAAGGGCGGTGGTGTCGCGTGA
- a CDS encoding DUF2550 domain-containing protein, which produces MDIATLVLALLLVLLVVALCYALRWVFMRRRGGVSVALRWRPDSDRSGWHLGVGRYRGEEFVWYRVWSLRIGPSRVFRRDTLQIVGRRDPVGTESYAVPTGSRVLRCQPDDEEPIEIAMGPGALTGFLSWLESAPPGRRLPRAS; this is translated from the coding sequence ATGGACATCGCAACGCTGGTCCTGGCGCTCCTGCTCGTGCTCCTCGTCGTGGCGCTGTGCTACGCGCTGCGATGGGTGTTCATGCGCCGCCGTGGCGGCGTCAGCGTGGCTCTGCGGTGGCGGCCGGACAGCGATCGCTCCGGCTGGCACCTCGGTGTGGGCCGGTATCGCGGTGAGGAGTTCGTCTGGTACCGCGTGTGGAGCCTGCGCATTGGGCCGAGTCGTGTCTTCCGCAGGGACACACTGCAGATCGTCGGGCGTCGTGACCCGGTGGGCACCGAGTCGTACGCCGTGCCCACGGGTTCGCGGGTGCTCCGTTGTCAGCCGGACGACGAGGAACCCATCGAGATCGCCATGGGGCCCGGCGCGCTGACGGGGTTCCTGTCGTGGCTGGAGTCAGCCCCTCCGGGCCGGAGGCTCCCCCGAGCGAGCTGA